Proteins from a genomic interval of Paenibacillus sp. FSL R5-0623:
- a CDS encoding LuxR C-terminal-related transcriptional regulator — MTSRIDRNHRLITSLEKGTWTSRTYREAVLKQIHRVVTYDAYCFTTVDPLTLLSTGAVTEDGIEVIHDRLFINEYMEEDIHKYAELIRSGKHTATLHTSMNAQPEQSPRYINILQPAGFGDELRAVLVSGDACWGYLTLYRKKESAIFTEEERLMIQSWTASIASMLRSTSLTLVDEITSGSPEEPGILITSDTFQLLSLNAPAQYWLSQLRMLEHVGPDVLPRPVRAVSSHLQRKYQAERAHDTQIAHDSPSKVCIQLPDGRYLILHASLMQQLTGPDQIAIRLEQAMPQDLLPLLAESHGLSSRERELLGYVLRSYSSKEIAAAMHISVYTVQDHLKSIFVKTKVSSRRELIWYFVSRFQLSDEPAI, encoded by the coding sequence TTGACATCACGTATTGATCGGAACCACAGACTTATCACTTCTCTTGAAAAAGGAACCTGGACCTCACGTACCTATCGGGAAGCTGTTCTCAAGCAGATCCATAGGGTTGTAACTTACGACGCATACTGTTTCACTACCGTTGATCCTCTGACTCTTCTCTCCACAGGAGCTGTGACAGAAGATGGCATTGAAGTCATTCATGATCGGTTATTCATCAATGAATACATGGAAGAAGATATACATAAATACGCTGAATTAATTCGTAGCGGTAAACATACAGCTACACTACATACGTCCATGAACGCACAGCCTGAACAAAGTCCACGTTATATCAACATTCTTCAGCCAGCGGGTTTCGGTGATGAATTGCGCGCTGTATTGGTCAGTGGAGACGCTTGCTGGGGATATCTGACCCTATATCGTAAGAAAGAAAGTGCTATCTTTACAGAGGAGGAGCGGTTGATGATTCAGTCCTGGACCGCTTCTATTGCATCGATGCTGCGGTCCACGAGCCTGACACTTGTGGATGAGATCACGAGCGGAAGTCCCGAGGAACCCGGAATTTTGATCACCTCAGACACGTTCCAGCTCTTATCGCTGAACGCCCCGGCTCAATATTGGCTGTCCCAATTGCGCATGCTGGAACATGTAGGGCCGGATGTTCTGCCCCGTCCGGTACGTGCAGTGAGTTCCCACTTGCAGCGCAAGTATCAGGCAGAACGTGCTCACGACACTCAGATCGCTCACGACTCACCATCCAAAGTTTGCATCCAACTCCCGGATGGGCGTTACCTCATACTTCATGCCAGTCTCATGCAACAGCTTACGGGACCGGATCAGATTGCTATCCGCCTGGAGCAGGCAATGCCGCAGGATTTGCTGCCCTTGCTCGCTGAAAGCCATGGATTATCCAGTAGAGAGCGGGAACTGCTCGGATATGTGCTCCGCAGCTATTCATCCAAAGAAATTGCTGCTGCGATGCATATTTCCGTCTACACGGTTCAGGATCATTTAAAATCCATTTTCGTCAAAACCAAGGTATCCTCACGTCGCGAGCTCATCTGGTATTTCGTTTCCCGTTTTCAGCTGTCGGATGAGCCTGCCATATAA
- a CDS encoding class I SAM-dependent methyltransferase codes for MNHNPLPMSWETADVHRYEQSIALKIPGYSHMHDLMERLLSASFADNNDIHILVAGAGGGKEIALLGSRHAGWTLTGIDPSQPMLQLAEKRVAEAGIGSRVKLQPVTVEELPEDIVYDGATSMLMLHFLQGMEAKRTFLTSLASRLKPGAPLIIAAVNADLRSPAHPTMMQAWKDHMLSVGVLPEEWERFAASLGRESDPISSEEMTQLLTECGFSHITRYFGAFWVEGYYAIRN; via the coding sequence ATGAATCACAATCCATTACCGATGAGCTGGGAAACAGCAGATGTTCATCGTTACGAACAATCGATAGCCCTGAAAATTCCGGGTTATTCTCATATGCATGATCTAATGGAACGGCTGCTTTCAGCATCTTTTGCGGATAACAACGATATTCATATCCTTGTTGCCGGAGCGGGAGGGGGAAAAGAGATTGCTCTGCTCGGATCACGTCATGCCGGTTGGACACTGACTGGAATAGATCCTTCACAGCCCATGCTGCAACTTGCTGAGAAACGAGTCGCGGAAGCAGGCATCGGTTCCAGAGTGAAGCTGCAACCTGTCACGGTTGAAGAATTGCCGGAGGACATTGTATATGATGGGGCGACAAGCATGCTCATGTTACATTTCCTTCAGGGGATGGAGGCCAAGAGAACGTTTCTTACTAGCCTCGCATCGAGACTTAAACCGGGTGCACCACTGATCATTGCGGCTGTAAATGCTGATCTTCGTTCACCTGCACATCCAACTATGATGCAAGCTTGGAAGGATCACATGTTGAGTGTGGGCGTCCTTCCTGAAGAGTGGGAGCGTTTTGCTGCTTCCCTGGGCCGTGAATCCGATCCAATATCCTCTGAAGAGATGACTCAGCTACTGACCGAATGCGGTTTCTCACATATTACACGTTACTTCGGGGCGTTCTGGGTGGAGGGGTATTATGCAATTCGAAACTAA